One genomic window of Cannabis sativa cultivar Pink pepper isolate KNU-18-1 chromosome 2, ASM2916894v1, whole genome shotgun sequence includes the following:
- the LOC115718612 gene encoding (R)-mandelonitrile lyase 1 encodes MAPISLLVVLLMSCSFNHHQLQLVLANNPFDQDFSYMKSVHNINGEEEIGSSNYNNNYYDYIIIGGGTAGCPLAATLSENYSVLVLERGNAPQSHPTVFTLAGFFSDLQKQDDGTTPFQSFTSKDGVGNRRGRVLGGSSMINGGFYSRADDEFFAKSGVEWEMDLVEKAYEWVEESVVSTHPRLDVWQSSMREALLEAGVGPDNGFSLNHKVGTKTSGSLFDQFGTRHGAVQLLNRANLDNLRVVVQATVDRIIFDSTTTKPYSSSKPSAIGVKYSDSKGKSHKAFLRRKGEIILSAGAIGSPQLLLLSGIGPQSQHPNVGKFMADNPMNIINILLPNSSMEPSITKVVGINDNYFIEPVIFQPQLNMTSGSLAEKIPGPLSIGSLWLANSTDVKVTPNVRFNYFDNPIDLSRCVMGMRKIGEMLETEAMNQFKHNGELLFSGPSLPNNNSNNWEWESFCRTTVGTFYHYHGGCVVGKVVDGDFNVMGIKSVRVVDGSTFNISPGTNPQATLMMLGRYIGLKMLGERSRE; translated from the exons ATGGCGCCAATATCATTGTTGGTTGTACTACTAATGTCATGTAGTTTTAATCATCATCAACTGCAATTAGTTCTGGCAAATAATCCTTTTGATCAAGATTTTAGTTACATGAAATCAGTACACAATATTAATGGCGAAGAAGAAATTGGATCATCaaactataataataattattatgacTATATTATTATTGGAGGAGGCACAGCAGGTTGCCCTTTAGCAGCAACTTTATCCGAAAACTACTCTGTTCTTGTCCTTGAAAGAGGCAATGCTCCACAATCACACCCAACTGTCTTCACATTAGCTGGGTTCTTCTCTGATCTCCAAAAACAAGACGACGGAACGACACCGTTTCAGAGTTTCACCTCCAAAGACGGAGTTGGAAACCGAAGAGGAAGAGTTCTAGGCGGGTCGAGCATGATTAACGGCGGTTTCTACTCGAGAGCGGATGATGAATTCTTTGCGAAATCGGGCGTGGAATGGGAGATGGATTTGGTGGAGAAGGCGTATGAATGGGTTGAAGAGAGTGTGGTTTCAACTCATCCAAGATTGGATGTGTGGCAATCTTCTATGAGAGAAGCTCTTTTGGAAGCTGGTGTTGGTCCTGATAATGGGTTTAGTTTGAATCACAAAGTTGGTACCAAAACTTCTGGCTCTCTTTTTGATCAATTTGGGACAAGGCATGGAGCTGTTCAGCTTCTCAATCGAGCAAATTTGGATAACTTACGAGTGGTTGTGCAGGCCACTGTAGACAGAATCATCTTTGATTCCACCACTACCAAACCCTACTCATCATCAA AACCCTCAGCAATTGGAGTGAAATATAGTGATTCAAAAGGAAAATCTCACAAAGCATTTCTACGGCGAAAAGGTGAAATCATATTGAGTGCTGGTGCCATTGGAAGCCCTCAACTATTACTACTTAGCGGAATCGGTCCACAATCCCAACACCCAAATGTTGGAAAATTCATGGCTGATAATCCTATGAACATCATCAACATCCTACTCCCAAATTCTTCTATGGAGCCTTCCATAACAAAAGTTGTAGGAATTAATGACAACTATTTCATAGAGCCTGTCATCTTTCAACCACAACTAAATATGACTTCAGGTAGCCTTGCTGAAAAAATACCAGGACCCTTGTCAATTGGCTCTTTGTGGTTGGCCAATTCGACCGATGTGAAAGTCACACCAAATGTTCGATTCAACTACTTTGATAATCCAATTGACCTCTCGCGTTGCGTTATGGGAATGAGAAAAATTGGTGAAATGTTGGAAACTGAGGCAATGAATCAATTTAAACACAATGGAGAGTTATTGTTCTCTGGACCATCTTTacctaataataatagtaataattggGAATGGGAATCGTTTTGTCGAACAACTGTGGGTACGTTTTATCATTATCATGGTGGATGCGTTGTGGGGAAGGTGGTCGATGGTGATTTCAATGTGATGGGAATTAAGTCAGTTCGAGTTGTGGATGGCTCGACTTTTAATATCTCTCCTGGTACAAATCCTCAGGCCACTCTTATGATGTTAGGCCG GTACATTGGGCTTAAGATGTTGGGAGAAAGGTCAAGAGAATGA